The Brassica oleracea var. oleracea cultivar TO1000 chromosome C6, BOL, whole genome shotgun sequence genome includes a region encoding these proteins:
- the LOC106299917 gene encoding uncharacterized protein LOC106299917, with protein sequence MWKLASKSIKEGFRSKDDVTKQRNTPLDSSGDGVKTTKEERLECPICWESFSVVENVPYVLWCGHTICKYCLLGLQRAVVNKSSGFPFQLPFFVACPWCSFLSLRLVRNGTIKFPSKNYYLLWMVETMNGSRSDNNKRVTPGQRRCDGVTSDDNRGWWNGLTRGWRLHDSVRKSMALAAHLLAKFPLIVVFLLVALYAIPVSAAVLGVYVFVTFALAVPSFLVLYFAVPSLNWLIREIST encoded by the coding sequence ATGTGGAAACTAGCTTCAAAATCCATCAAAGAAGGTTTTAGATCAAAAGATGATGTCACAAAACAGAGAAACACTCCTTTAGATTCGTCTGGAGATGGCGTAAAGACAACGAAGGAGGAAAGATTGGAGTGTCCCATTTGCTGGGAATCATTCAGCGTCGTTGAGAACGTGCCTTACGTCTTATGGTGTGGTCACACCATCTGCAAGTACTGTCTCTTAGGGCTACAACGTGCCGTTGTGAACAAATCCTCAGGTTTTCCTTTCCAGCTTCCCTTCTTCGTCGCTTGCCCTTGGTGCAGTTTCCTCTCTTTAAGACTAGTACGCAACGGAACCATCAAGTTCCCTTCCAAGAACTATTACCTTTTATGGATGGTCGAAACCATGAACGGCTCTCGCAGCGACAACAACAAAAGGGTCACTCCAGGGCAGAGAAGGTGCGATGGAGTGACCTCAGATGACAACCGCGGTTGGTGGAATGGTCTGACTAGAGGATGGAGACTTCATGACTCGGTACGTAAGTCAATGGCTCTTGCTGCTCATCTCTTGGCTAAGTTTCCTTTGATAGTCGTATTCCTTTTGGTGGCTTTATATGCAATCCCTGTGAGTGCTGCGGTTCTCGGTGTCTATGTCTTTGTCACGTTTGCTTTGGCTGTCCCATCGTTTCTTGTTCTTTATTTCGCTGTCCCGAGCTTAAACTGGCTGATCAGAGAGATCTCAACCTAA
- the LOC106299915 gene encoding protein NEN3 — protein MASTLGGGDEGRSEIAFFDLETAVPTEPGKPFAILEFGAILVCPRKLVELHSYSTLVRPTDLSLISTLSKRRSGITREGVLSAPTFVEIADQVYNILHGRIWAGHNIKRFDCVRIRDAFAEIGHSPPEPKAVIDSLSLLSQKFGKRAGDMKMASIAKYFDLGDQAHRSLEDVRMNLEVVKHCATVLFLESSVPDILTEMSWFSPRRSPRTKSNEKSLPSGVKESSASSSSSGVRETHPIVSLLTECSEDDTSCGIDPSDITTLISKLHIGTLQTDAADEAQDESTPSPNPDAKDEDFLGVDEVSVSSISASLIPFNRGSLRIKLFHDDDPLQLYGDSLKVRFGISRKYLDHAGLPRLNIVVDLPPDLCKILEEADDVARNLSVESGTTSGWRLTVMRKKGFANYPTARLQISSESNGDDATEVYQRKESSETVEKLDFSSNEFEELESALLPGTLVDAYFSLEPYDYQKMAGIRLAARKLVIHMKK, from the exons ATGGCTTCGACACTAGGCGGGGGCGACGAGGGAAGAAGCGAGATAGCGTTCTTCGACCTCGAGACGGCGGTTCCGACCGAACCGGGAAAGCCTTTCGCTATTCTGGAGTTTGGTGCCATCTTAGTCTGCCCTAGGAAGCTAGTGGAGCTCCACAGCTACTCAACTCTGGTTCGACCCACCGACCTTTCTCTCATCTCCACGCTCTCCAAACGGCGCAGCGGTATCACGCGCGAAGGAGTCCTCTCTGCGCCCACGTTCGTAGAAATAGCTGACCAAGTCTACAACATTCTCCATG GAAGGATTTGGGCAGGACATAACATAAAGAGGTTTGATTGTGTAAGAATAAGAGACGCGTTTGCGGAGATTGGTCATTCTCCGCCAGAGCCTAAAGCTGTAATCGATTCTCTTTCGTTGTTGTCTCAGAAGTTTGGTAAGAGAGCGGGTGACATGAAG ATGGCATCGATTGCTAAATACTTTGACCTAGGAGATCAAGCACATAGGAGCTTAGAGGATGTCCGGATGAATCTCGAAGTTGTCAAGCACTGTGCAACTGTCTTGTTCCTG GAGTCTAGTGTTCCTGACATTCTAACAGAAATGAGCTGGTTTTCACCAAGGAGAAGTCCAAGAACGAAAAGTAATGAGAAGTCATTGCCTAGTGGAGTTAAAGAAAGCTCAGCTTCCTCATCCTCTAGTGGTGTTAGAGAAACCCATCCCATCGTTTCTCTCCTGACAGAATGCTCAGAAGATGATACTTCTTGCGGAATAGATCCATCTGATATAACCACTCTTATAAGTAAACTCCACATTGGAACTCTTCAGACAGATGCTGCAGACGAAGCACAGGATGAGTCAACTCCATCACCCAATCCTGACGCCAAAGATGAAGACTTTTTGGGGGTTGATGAAGTATCTGTTTCTAGCATCAGCGCAAGTCTTATCCCGTTTAACCGTGGGAGCCTAAGAATAAAGCTGTTCCATGACGATGACCCTCTCCAACTCTATGGAGACAGCTTGAAAGTTCGGTTTGGAATAAGCCGGAAGTATTTGGATCATGCAGGCCTACCAAGGTTGAACATTGTTGTCGACTTGCCTCCTGATTTATGCAAGATCTTGGAGGAAGCCGATGACGTTGCACGTAACTTATCGGTTGAGTCAGGCACAACCTCAGGTTGGAGGCTCACCGTTATGAGGAAAAAAGGCTTTGCTAACTACCCCACCGCTAGATTGCA AATCAGCTCAGAATCTAATGGAGATGACGCCACCGAGGTGTACCAGAGAAAAGAATCTTCGGAAACTGTTGAAAAGCTAGATTTCAGTAGCAACGAGTTTGAAGAGCTTGAGTCAGCGTTACTTCCTGGTACACTGGTTGATGCGTACTTCTCACTCGAGCCTTATGATTATCAGAAAATGGCAGGGATACGTCTAGCTGCCAGAAAGTTGGTTATCCACATGAAGAAATGA
- the LOC106296867 gene encoding NEP1-interacting protein-like 2 — MDAIFSPAVEPEGATDSTIDTVSRLVSGAFSRALTGFFAMAGAFTGAVTGAVAGRAAQYGVLRGAALGAVAGAILSVEVLEASRAYWYLELSGSRGPSSMADFVEQLFRGRLVDEQLMSTMIQSHHWQLRISDVSYEERDDVYGELEPRGLSGDSLRKLPCYIMSSEMTKKQIIHCTICLQDVAVGEITRSLPRCDHTFHLVCVDKWLIRHGSCPICRQAVKD; from the exons ATGGATGCGATCTTCTCCCCCGCCGTGGAACCTGAAGGAGCCACCGACTCAACCATCGACACAGTTTCTCGCTTGGTCTCCGGCGCTTTCTCCAGAGCTCTTACTGGTTTTTTCGCTATGG CTGGAGCCTTCACAGGAGCAGTAACGGGTGCAGTGGCAGGAAGAGCGGCACAGTACGGAGTCCTCCGTGGGGCTGCACTCGGCGCTGTAGCTGGAGCTATTCTCTCTGTTGAAGTCTTGGAGGCTTCTCGTGCCTACTGGTATTTAGAGCTATCAGGATCCAGGGGTCCTTCATCTATG GCAGATTTTGTAGAGCAACTGTTTCGTGGGAGACTAGTAGATGAACAACTTATGTCAACAATGATACAGTCACACCACTGGCAG TTAAGGATATCAGATGTAAGCTATGAAGAGAGGGATGATGTATATGGTGAATTGGAACCCAGAGGCTTGTCTGGTGACTCGTTAAGGAAACTACCATGCTATATCATGTCAAGTGAGATGACCAAGAAGCAGATCATTCACTGCACTATTTGTCTTCAG GATGTCGCAGTTGGCGAAATCACACGGAGCTTACCGAGATGTGACCATACGTTTCACCTGGTTTGTGTTGATAAATGGCTCATTAGACATGGATCATGCCCCATTTGCAGACAGGCCGTTAAAGATTAA
- the LOC106298145 gene encoding uncharacterized protein LOC106298145 gives MENVEKLQFPALDITGTNYISWVTNVELHLESLGLSQTVKENNPSTPQEKAKSVIFLRRHLDESIIYDYANMRDPKELLKFLKDRFDHQKDITLPLARDEWQSLRFQDFDKVMNYNSAVLGIVAKLRYCGETITESQMLEKTYTTFHKSHITLQQQYRLRGYTKFSELIVALLIAEKNNELLIKNHMTRPTGSKPFPEANALDAKKPLRENNTFRARGRGRQNYRGRRRKYNPKDRKSFQWVRSEQTPKGKEHQGNTSQKREEACFRCGTKGHWSRLCRTPAHLCARYKESVKGKEKEVNFAEHSEGTTHLDASDFVNDFEETAITEV, from the coding sequence ATGGAAAACGTAGAGAAGCTCCAATTTCCAGCGTTAGACATCACTGGTACCAACTACATTTCATGGGTTACAAATGTTGAACTTCATCTTGAATCTCTTGGTCTATCCCAGACCGTTAAAGAGAATAATCCTTCAACGCCTCAAGAAAAGGCTAAATCGGTGATCTTCCTTAGAAGACACCTTGATGAAAGTATTATTTATGACTATGCCAACATGAGAGACCCTAAAGAGCTATTGAAGTTTCTGAAAGATCGTTTTGATCATCAGAAAGACATAACACTTCCACTTGCTCGGGATGAATGGCAGAGTCTGAGATTCCAAGATTTCGACAAAGTGATGAATTACAATTCTGCTGTGTTAGGAATTGTGGCCAAATTGAGATACTGTGGTGAGACGATCACCGAATCTCAAATGCTTGAAAAGACATACACCACATTCCACAAAAGCCATATCACCCTGCAACAACAATACAGGTTGCGGGGATATACCAAATTTTCGGAATTGATTGTAGCTCTTCTCATAGCAGAAAAGAACAACGAGCTTCTGATCAAGAACCACATGACCCGTCCAACTGGTTCTAAACCGTTTCCTGAAGCAAACGCATTAGATGCGAAGAAACCACTAAGGGAAAATAATACCTTTCGGGCTCGCGGTCGCGGTCGTCAAAACTACCGTGGACGACGACGAAAGTACAATCCAAAAGATAGGAAGTCATTCCAGTGGGTCCGCTCTGAACAAACCCCTAAGGGCAAAGAACACCAAGGAAATACCTCCCAGAAGCGAGAAGAAGCTTGTTTCAGATGCGGTACTAAGGGACACTGGTCTCGTTTATGTCGTACCCCTGCACACCTTTGTGCTCGATATAAGGAGTCCGTCAAAGGGAAAGAAAAAGAAGTAAACTTTGCGGAACACTCTGAGGGTACAACGCACCTTGATGCGTCTGACTTTGTGAATGATTTCGAGGAGACCGCTATCACGGAAGTTTAA
- the LOC106300819 gene encoding myb-related protein 308-like produces MGRTTWFDDDGVKKGEWTVEEDRMLVAYINEYGLGDWRTLPKRAGLQRCGKSCRLRWLNYLRPGIKRGKFTPQEQEDIIKFHSLLGNRWAAIAKQMPNRSDNDIKNHWNSCLKKRLVRSGIDPMTHKPVVTVAKATSSSTTASLTPTPSSSSSATSSSFSSTSSARLLNKLAAGISSRKHELDRIKNVIMSEPRQAVEEDEMMIGSKEVTGCSMEIDENLISTTSFDEFLTCDFTPTYTPGFVAAFDDYSLVEPYNLYQSDFYHETSDDQLDLFLL; encoded by the exons ATGGGGAGGACGACGTGGTTTGACGACGATGGGGTGAAGAAAGGAGAGTGGACGGTGGAGGAAGACCGGATGCTCGTGGCTTACATCAACGAATACGGTCTCGGGGACTGGCGTACCCTGCCTAAGAGAGCCG GTCTGCAGAGATGTGGAAAGAGTTGTAGATTAAGGTGGCTGAATTATTTGAGGCCTGGAATTAAAAGAGGCAAGTTCACTCCTCAGGAGCAAGAAGATATCATCAAATTTCATTCTCTTCTTGGAAACAG GTGGGCAGCAATAGCAAAGCAAATGCCAAACCGATCAGACAATGACATAAAAAACCATTGGAACTCATGTCTAAAGAAAAGACTCGTTAGAAGCGGCATCGATCCCATGACCCATAAGCCAGTCGTCACCGTCGCCAAAGCCACTTCCTCCTCAACGACGGCGTCTCTAACACCGACTCCATCTTCGTCCTCTTCTGCTACTTCTTCCTCTTTTTCCTCCACAAGCTCTGCACGTCTACTTAACAAGCTTGCTGCTGGAATCTCGTCCAGAAAACATGAACTCGATAGGATCAAGAACGTCATCATGTCGGAACCAAGACAAGCCGTCGAAGAAGACGAGATGATGATAGGCAGCAAGGAAGTGACTGGTTGTTCCATGGAGATCGATGAGAATCTGATCAGTACGACTTCGTTTGATGAGTTTTTAACGTGTGACTTCACTCCTACGTATACCCCTGGCTTCGTCGCTGCTTTTGATGACTACTCATTAGTTGAGCCATATAATCTATATCAATCTGATTTCTATCATGAGACCAGTGATGATCAACTTGACTTGTTCCTCCTTTGA
- the LOC106299916 gene encoding putative glycosyltransferase 5 — MGQDGSPAHKRPSGSGGGLPTSTLSNGGGRGGRGVLPRGRQMQKTFNNIKITILCGFVTILVLRGTIGVGNLGSSSADAVNQNIIEETNRILAEIRSDSDPTDLDSPQEIDMSTNETYALGPKITDWDSQRKVWLDKNPEFPSTVNGKARILLLTGSPPKPCDNPIGDHYLLKSVKNKIDYCRLHGIEIVYNMAHLDKELAGYWAKLPMIRRLMLSHPEVEWIWWMDSDALFTDILFQIPLVRYEKHNLVIHGYPDLLFDQKSWIALNTGSFLLRNCQWSLDLLDAWAPMGPKGPIRDEAGKVLTAYLKGRPAFEADDQSALIYLLLSQKDTWMEKVFVENQYYLHGFWEGLVDRYEEMMEKYHPGLGDERWPFVTHFVGCKPCGSYADYAVERCLKSMERAFNFADNQVLKLYGFGHRGLLSPKIKRIRNETVAPLEFVDKFDIRRTEVEFKPRY; from the coding sequence ATGGGTCAAGACGGGTCGCCGGCGCACAAAAGACCCTCCGGAAGCGGCGGAGGACTTCCGACGTCAACCCTATCAAACGGCGGAGGAAGAGGCGGTCGCGGCGTGTTACCTCGAGGGAGACAGATGCAGAAGACGTTCAACAACATCAAGATCACGATCCTCTGCGGATTCGTCACCATCCTCGTCCTACGCGGCACGATCGGCGTCGGTAACCTCGGGAGCTCGAGCGCCGACGCGGTTAACCAGAACATCATCGAGGAGACTAACCGGATCCTAGCCGAGATCCGGTCCGACTCGGATCCCACCGACTTGGATTCTCCTCAGGAGATAGATATGAGCACCAACGAGACTTACGCCTTAGGGCCTAAGATAACGGATTGGGATAGTCAGCGTAAGGTGTGGCTTGACAAGAACCCTGAGTTTCCTAGTACTGTCAACGGCAAAGCTCGGATCTTGCTGTTAACGGGGTCTCCTCCCAAGCCCTGTGATAACCCTATCGGTGATCATTATCTCTTGAAGTCAGTGAAGAACAAGATTGATTACTGTAGGCTCCACGGGATTGAGATTGTGTACAACATGGCTCATTTGGATAAGGAGCTAGCTGGTTACTGGGCCAAGTTGCCGATGATTAGGAGGTTGATGCTGTCTCATCCTGAGGTTGAGTGGATTTGGTGGATGGATAGTGACGCTTTGTTCACTGACATACTCTTTCAGATCCCTTTGGTTAGGTACGAGAAGCATAATCTTGTGATTCATGGTTATCCGGATTTGCTGTTTGATCAGAAGTCGTGGATTGCTTTGAACACTGGGAGCTTTCTGCTGAGGAACTGTCAGTGGTCTTTGGATTTGTTGGACGCTTGGGCTCCCATGGGACCTAAAGGGCCGATACGTGACGAGGCGGGGAAGGTGCTGACGGCTTATCTCAAAGGAAGGCCGGCTTTCGAGGCGGATGATCAGTCGGCGTTGATCTATCTCCTCCTTTCTCAGAAGGATACGTGGATGGAGAAAGTGTTTGTGGAGAATCAGTACTATCTCCACGGGTTTTGGGAAGGTTTGGTTGATAGGTATGAGGAGATGATGGAGAAGTATCACCCCGGGTTGGGCGACGAGAGGTGGCCGTTTGTGACGCATTTCGTGGGGTGCAAACCGTGTGGTAGCTACGCTGATTACGCGGTGGAGAGGTGCTTGAAGAGCATGGAGAGGGCTTTTAATTTTGCAGACAATCAAGTGCTGAAGCTGTATGGTTTTGGACATAGAGGGCTGTTGAGCCCCAAGATTAAGAGGATCAGGAATGAGACGGTGGCTCCGTTGGAGTTTGTAGACAAGTTTGATATTCGCAGAACGGAAGTGGAATTCAAACCGCGTTACTAG